The following are from one region of the Silene latifolia isolate original U9 population chromosome 9, ASM4854445v1, whole genome shotgun sequence genome:
- the LOC141599261 gene encoding small ribosomal subunit protein uS11m, whose amino-acid sequence MAAKHKSLTSPLFRALTPSLSGFVSSWKNSLAGAINSPRCLIHTTGTKEAINSGTPDSIAFVKEVLVADAGNNQGFPQPQYDTEKSDIVHIKMLRNNTFVTITDSKGNKKIGVSSGCLNEIKGGAKSRYAAEATAEHAGRLSRNLGLRSVVMRVNGFTHFKKKKQAILSWKEGFTFGRADRSPINYIEDTTRRPHNGCRLPKKRRY is encoded by the exons ATGGCGGCCAAGCACAAATCTCTTACTTCTCCTCTCTTTCGCGCCTTAACACCTTCTCTATCAG GCTTCGTCAGTAGCTGGAAAAACAGCTTAGCAGGTGCAATTAACAGTCCGAGGTGTTTGATTCATACAACTGGCACTAAAGAGGCCATTAACTCCGGAACTCCAGATTCAATTGCTTTTGTGAAGGAAGTCCTAGTTGCTGATGCGGGGAACAACCAAGGCTTTCCTCAACCCCAGTATGACACTGAAAAATCAGATATAGTGCACATTAAGATGCTCAGGAACAACACTTTTGTCACTATTACCGATTCCAAGGGTAATAAAAAGATCGGGGTCTCTTCGGGATGCCTGAACGAAATTAAAGGTGGGGCCAAGTCTCGATATGCTGCTGAAGCCACAGCGGAGCACGCTGGAAGACTATCAAGGAATCTGGGATTGAGATCGGTGGTGATGAGGGTAAATGGGTTCACCCACttcaagaagaagaagcaagCTATTCTCAGCTGGAAAGAAGGGTTCACTTTCGGAAGGGCAGACAGGAGCCCTATTAACTACATTGAAGATACCACTCGCCGCCCACATAATGGTTGCCGCCTTCCTAAGAAACGCCGTTACTAA
- the LOC141599262 gene encoding mitogen-activated protein kinase kinase kinase 3-like isoform X1: MLKSMPMPWFTKKSPKTTKVVEQTHDKIPSSNPNSIIKNGNESSKKRNLRSSDEGSFVNSSPSSRRNVRELGSPGGYSGLDLNGDDRKPMVGHPLPKPVNDWSGPGAGAGSGFDHGPGVASVSSVSSSGSNSDDPIFQLDPPPLGYSSGSARSPVGSRGATGATSPLHARAAGMSSECLTRRQEEGRSQGHRLPLPPTSPSTSSPPSLPSGRPALFTENIHNSLCKWQKGKLLGRGTFGHVYLGFNSEGGQMCAIKEVRIVSDDQNSRESLKQLNQEINLLNQLSHPNIVRYHGSELGGDTLSVYLEYVSGGSIHKLLQEYGPFKEAVIQNYTRQILAGLAYLHSRKTVHRDIKGANILVDPAGVIKLADFGMAKHITSCASVLSFKGSPYWMAPEVVMNKNGYSLEVDIWSLGCTVLEMAMAKPPWSQYEGVAAIFKIGNSKDTPEIPEFLSCDAKSFLNLCLQRDPLRRPSASDLLAHPFVKDQFAGKIVNNNTKNETLPFSFDGRRNKPQPLETVPRRKSVSSYDTENMRRTGLAIWETRDNPRSITSLPVSPCTSPLRQLGAASKSCFMSPQHPSYAWPGQSSYNSNDHSLSPTRRRAGYTLDPWIETTPFKAQTLGGSPSPRMRLI, encoded by the exons ATGCTAAAAAGTATGCCTATGCCATGGTTTACCAAAAAGTCTCCCAAAACAACAAAGGTGGTAGAACAAACCCATGATAAAATTCCCtcttctaaccctaactcaatcATTAAAAATGGTAATGAAAGTTCTAAAAAGAGGAATTTAAGGAGCTCAGATGAGGGTAGTTTTGTAAATTCATCCCCTAGTTCAAGGAGAAATGTCAGGGAGTTGGGTAGTCCAGGTGGGTATTCGGGTTTGGATTTAAATGGTGATGACCGGAAGCCTATGGTGGGTCACCCACTTCCTAAACCTGTCAATGATTGGTCCGGGCCGGGTGCGGGTGCGGGTTCGGGTTTTGATCATGGACCTGGGGTAGCTTCTGTTTCTAGTGTTAGTTCTTCGGGATCGAATTCGGATGACCCGATTTTTCAGTTGGATCCCCCTCCGCTTGGGTATTCCAG TGGGAGTGCACGAAGTCCTGTTGGATCACGAGGAGCTACAGGTGCTACGTCACCGCTTCATGCACGGGCGGCTGGTATGAGTTCAGAATGTCTTACCAGGAGACAAGAAGAAGGGAGAAGCCAAGGCCATCGTCTTCCCTTACCTCCTACTTCTCCTAGTACTAGTAGTCCTCCTTCCTTGCCCAGTGGAAGACCTGCTTTATTCACAGAGAACATACATAATTCTCTATGCAAATGGCAGAAAGGGAAGCTTCTGGGAAGAGGAACCTTTGGGCATGTGTATCTTGGTTTTAATAG CGAGGGTGGACAAATGTGTGCAATTAAGGAAGTGAGGATTGTTTCCGATGATCAAAACTCAAGAGAGTCGCTTAAGCAACTCAACCAG GAGATCAACTTGCTTAATCAGCTGTCGCATCCAAATATCGTGAGATACCACGGCAGTGAGTTG GGTGGAGACACACTATCAGTCTATCTGGAATATGTTTCTGGTGGGTCTATTCACAAGTTACTTCAAGAGTATGGACCCTTTAAGGAGGCTGTCATCCAGAACTATACAAGACAGATACTTGCTGGGCTTGCTTACTTGCACAGTAGAAAAACGGTACATAG GGATATAAAAGGAGCAAACATATTGGTTGATCCTGCTGGCGTAATCAAACTAGCAGATTTTGGCATGGCAAAACAT ATAACATCTTGCGCTTCCGTGCTGTCTTTTAAAGGGAGTCCTTACTGGATGGCGCCTGAG GTAGTGATGAATAAAAATGGGTATAGCCTTGAAGTTGATATCTGGAGTTTGGGTTGTACAGTTCTCGAAATGGCTATGGCAAAGCCACCTTGGAGCCAATATGAAGGG GTAGCAGCAATATTCAAAATTGGAAACAGCAAAGATACCCCAGAAATTCCTGAATTCCTATCCTGTGATGCAAAAAGTTTCTTAAATCTTTGCCTTCAACGTGATCCATTAAGGCGCCCTTCAGCATCGGATTTGCTAGCGCATCCATTTGTTAAAGACCAATTTGCTGGAAAGATCGTCAACAATAACACCAAAAATGAGACATTACCATTCTCATTTGATGGAAGGCGCAACAAACCA CAACCCTTGGAAACTGTTCCACGTAGGAAGAGTGTCAGCTCCTATGACACAGAAAACATGAGAAGAACGGGGCTTGCTATATGGGAGACTAG GGATAATCCTCGGTCAATCACATCACTACCAGTGTCTCCCTGTACAAGTCCACTACGGCAGCTCGGGGCTGCTTCCAAGAGTTGTTTTATGTCACCACAGCATCCATCTTATGCTTGGCCAGGGCAAAGCAGCTACAACTCAAACGATCACTCTTTATCTCCCACTAGGAGACGTGCAGGCTACACGCTTGATCCATGGATCGAGACAACGCCATTTAAAGCTCAAACACTAGGTGGATCTCCTTCTCCTAGAATGCGCCTGATATGA
- the LOC141599262 gene encoding mitogen-activated protein kinase kinase kinase 3-like isoform X2 — protein MMAFCFSKIRCTRLSEGGQMCAIKEVRIVSDDQNSRESLKQLNQEINLLNQLSHPNIVRYHGSELGGDTLSVYLEYVSGGSIHKLLQEYGPFKEAVIQNYTRQILAGLAYLHSRKTVHRDIKGANILVDPAGVIKLADFGMAKHITSCASVLSFKGSPYWMAPEVVMNKNGYSLEVDIWSLGCTVLEMAMAKPPWSQYEGVAAIFKIGNSKDTPEIPEFLSCDAKSFLNLCLQRDPLRRPSASDLLAHPFVKDQFAGKIVNNNTKNETLPFSFDGRRNKPQPLETVPRRKSVSSYDTENMRRTGLAIWETRDNPRSITSLPVSPCTSPLRQLGAASKSCFMSPQHPSYAWPGQSSYNSNDHSLSPTRRRAGYTLDPWIETTPFKAQTLGGSPSPRMRLI, from the exons ATGATGGCATTTTGTTTCTCAAAAATCAGATGCACTAGGCTGAG CGAGGGTGGACAAATGTGTGCAATTAAGGAAGTGAGGATTGTTTCCGATGATCAAAACTCAAGAGAGTCGCTTAAGCAACTCAACCAG GAGATCAACTTGCTTAATCAGCTGTCGCATCCAAATATCGTGAGATACCACGGCAGTGAGTTG GGTGGAGACACACTATCAGTCTATCTGGAATATGTTTCTGGTGGGTCTATTCACAAGTTACTTCAAGAGTATGGACCCTTTAAGGAGGCTGTCATCCAGAACTATACAAGACAGATACTTGCTGGGCTTGCTTACTTGCACAGTAGAAAAACGGTACATAG GGATATAAAAGGAGCAAACATATTGGTTGATCCTGCTGGCGTAATCAAACTAGCAGATTTTGGCATGGCAAAACAT ATAACATCTTGCGCTTCCGTGCTGTCTTTTAAAGGGAGTCCTTACTGGATGGCGCCTGAG GTAGTGATGAATAAAAATGGGTATAGCCTTGAAGTTGATATCTGGAGTTTGGGTTGTACAGTTCTCGAAATGGCTATGGCAAAGCCACCTTGGAGCCAATATGAAGGG GTAGCAGCAATATTCAAAATTGGAAACAGCAAAGATACCCCAGAAATTCCTGAATTCCTATCCTGTGATGCAAAAAGTTTCTTAAATCTTTGCCTTCAACGTGATCCATTAAGGCGCCCTTCAGCATCGGATTTGCTAGCGCATCCATTTGTTAAAGACCAATTTGCTGGAAAGATCGTCAACAATAACACCAAAAATGAGACATTACCATTCTCATTTGATGGAAGGCGCAACAAACCA CAACCCTTGGAAACTGTTCCACGTAGGAAGAGTGTCAGCTCCTATGACACAGAAAACATGAGAAGAACGGGGCTTGCTATATGGGAGACTAG GGATAATCCTCGGTCAATCACATCACTACCAGTGTCTCCCTGTACAAGTCCACTACGGCAGCTCGGGGCTGCTTCCAAGAGTTGTTTTATGTCACCACAGCATCCATCTTATGCTTGGCCAGGGCAAAGCAGCTACAACTCAAACGATCACTCTTTATCTCCCACTAGGAGACGTGCAGGCTACACGCTTGATCCATGGATCGAGACAACGCCATTTAAAGCTCAAACACTAGGTGGATCTCCTTCTCCTAGAATGCGCCTGATATGA